The Ornithodoros turicata isolate Travis chromosome 9, ASM3712646v1, whole genome shotgun sequence genome includes a region encoding these proteins:
- the LOC135368110 gene encoding rab-like protein 6 yields MLTALKKLVGNNEGGVGTATGKCQPPSGMQAMEQSLQKKFSRGVQYNMKIVIKGDRNVGKTCLLLRLQGQRFKEEYMPSEEIQVASIQWNYKATDDIVKVEVWDVVDKGKKRRPIEGLKLDNVAASVGPEEPALDAEFIDVYKGTNGVIMMLDITKQWTFDYVQRELPKVPSHIPVLVLANHLDMKHHCNVSEDQVRFYIDSIQRPCGSAQLRYAESSLRNGFGLKFLHKWFNLPFLQLQRETLLQQLERNTQEAEATNEELDILQESEDQNYELFVDALNNRRRQLADQLSSASRVAAETAASTANGIPSSATVGKLSSKAAGIGSPSTQNAPSAFPPRSVSIPASLGSSKPQVEVQKFPAPAGSTGHASATAPKAPVNETDPSRAKSPTKPEAQASPTKQSMVAKLFTKSRKDDPVVVQADVHVPAAKPLLPGTVRNVDEFVPDDAGDATFNSFLEEGSGKAAERSLTYEAQDESASDDDTGGGNPLVTGFQDYSDVEDDNLGERSGGDARPRLQESSDEDVQPRLGLAQNVSPREPSQDSYLLRGQINREDPDGTSSPAAPENTASEHSPWKMKTEDISFLEKRYTDVFSGSYLPVAGQEGSDASGNSSSTHKTKKHKHKSKKEKGEKERSHKQYNSREERKAKKKGTRRTQECDSSSDAERLEAFLGSSSPVGVERAAEAYEEL; encoded by the exons ATGCTGACAGCTTTAAAGAAGCTCGTGGGAAACAATGAAGGAGGCGTGGGAACGGCGACTGGCAAATGTCAGCCTCCATCGGGAATGCAGGCCATGGAACAGAGCCTGCAGAAAAAATTTTCCCGTGGAGTCCAGTATAACA TGAAAATTGTGATCAAGGGAGACCGCAACGTTGGCAAGACatgtctgcttcttcgtctgCAAGGGCAGCGCTTCAAAGAGGAGTACATGCCGAGCGAGGAGATTCAG GTAGCAAGCATACAGTGGAACTACAAGGCCACTGATGACATTGTCAAGGTCGAAGTGTGGGATGTTGTCGATAAAGGAAAGAAGCGACGTCCGATAGAAGGACTTAAGTTGGACAACGTTGCAGCCAGTGTA GGTCCTGAGGAACCTGCATTAGATGCTGAGTTCATTGATGTGTACAAAGGTACGAACGGGGTCATCATGATGCTGGACATCACTAAGCAATG GACATTTGACTACGTCCAGCGTGAGCTTCCAAAGGTTCCGTCCCATATTCCCGTGCTGGTATTGGCCAACCATCTTGACATGAAGCACCACTGCAATGTCTCGGAAGATCAGGTGCGCTTCTACATTGACAGTATCCAGCG GCCATGTGGTAGCGCGCAGCTTAGGTACGCAGAATCTTCACTCCGCAACGGATTTGGCTTAAAGTTTCTCCACAAGTGGTTCAacttgccttttcttcaacttcaG AGGGAAACGCTTCTGCAGCAGCTGGAGCGCAATACACAAGAAGCTGAAGCAACCAATGAAGAGCTGGATATTCTGCAAGAATCCGAGGACCAAAATTATGAACT GTTCGTTGATGCACTCAACAACAGGAGAAGACAGCTAGCCGACCAGCTGTCGTCTGCCTCCCGAGTGGCAGCCGAAACTGCAGCTTCTACGGCAAATGGCATTCCATCTAGCGCCACTGTCGGAAAAT TGTCATCGAAAGCAGCGGGAATTGGTTCTCCATCCACCCAGAACGCCCCAAGTGCCTTTCCACCACGTAGTGTTTCCATTCCAGCTTCTCTGGGTTCCTCAAAGCCCCAGGTAGAGGTACAAAAATTTCCAGCGCCTGCAGGGTCGACAGGACACGCAAGCGCCACCGCTCCCAAGGCTCCCGTCAATGAAACAGATCCGTCAAGAGCCAAGTCTCCAACGAAGCCTGAGGCTCAA GCCTCACCGACGAAGCAAAGCATGGTCGCAAAGCTGTTCACGAAAAGTCGGAAAGATGACCCTGTTG TGGTTCAGGCAGACGTGCACGTCCCCGCTGCCAAGCCGCTGTTGCCAGGAACAGTCCGCAACGTGGACGAGTTTGTGCCCGACGATGCGGGAGACGCCACTTTTAACTCTTTCCTGGAGGAGGGAAGCGGAAAAGCAGCGGAGAGGAGTCTCACCTACGAGGCCCAAGATGAAAGCGCCAG TGACGACGACACTGGTGGCGGCAACCCGCTGGTGACAGGTTTCCAAGATTACTCAGACGTCGAGGATGACAACCTCGGGGAGCGTAGCGGAGGTGATGCGCGTCCTAGACTACAGGAATCGAGTGATGAAGACGTTCAGCCCCGGCTTGGGCTCGCGCAAAATGTGTCGCCTCGAG AGCCATCTCAGGACTCCTATTTGTTGAGAGGACAG ATCAACCGCGAGGATCCAGACGGTACGTCCTCTCCCGCTGCTCCGGAGAACACGGCGTCTGAACACTCGCCCTGGAAGATGAAGACTGAGGATATTTCCTTTCTCGAGAAGCGTTACACGGACGTATTTTCTG GGTCCTACCTGCCAGTAGCGGGACAAGAAGGTTCAGATGCGAGTGGTAACAGCTCCTCGACACACAAGACCAAAAAGCACAAGCACAAGTCAAAGAAG GAGAAAGGGGAAAAAGAGAGGAGCCACAAACAGTACAACAGCCGCGAGGAGAGGAAAGCAAAGAAGAAGGGCACGCGCAGGACGCAGGAGTGTGACAGCTCCTCAGACGCGGAACGCCTGGAGGCCTTCTTGGGATCTTCTTCGCCAGTTGGTGTTGAAAGAGCCGCAGAGGCCTACGAGGAGCTATGA
- the LOC135368112 gene encoding AP-3 complex subunit mu-1-like encodes MIHSFFIINTSGDIFIEKHWKSVIHRSVCDYFFDVQRKASSPEDIPPVISTPHHYLISIYRCKMFLVAVTMSEVPPLFVVEFLHRVVDTFIDYFGDCTEFIIKEHYVVVYELLDEMLDNGFPLATESNILKELIKPPNILRTLANTVTGRTNLSSTLPTGQLSNIPWRRTGVKYTNNEAYFDVIEEVDAIIDKGGSVISAEIQGYIDCCIKLSGMPDLSLTFVNPRLFDDVSFHPCVRFRRWESERVLSFVPPDGNFRLMSYHIGSQSIVAIPIYVRHQISFKDVGGGRLDITVGPKQTMGKTVDDVVLDIPMGKTVLNVTLTPSQGKYSFDPVAKNLVWEVGRIEMGRLPNLRGTIALQSGAPPPDSNPTISVQFTINPLAVSGLKVNRLDMYGEKYKPFKGVKYVTKAGRFQVRT; translated from the exons ATGATTCACAGCTTCTTCATCATAAATACGTCTGG TGACATCTTTATCGAGAAGCACTGGAAGAGTGTCATCCATCGGTCCGTCTGCGACTACTTCTTCGATGTCCAGCGGAAAGCGAGCTCTCCTGAAGATATACCACCGGTCATATCTACACCACACCATTATCTTATAAGCATATACAGGTGTAAGATGTTCCTTGTTGCGGTGACAATGTCTGAAG TGCCACCTCTTTTTGTGGTGGAATTTTTACACCGGGTTGTGGACACTTTTATAGACTACTTTGGCGATTGTACAGAGTTTATCATTAAGGAACATTACGTTGTGGTGTATGAG CTTCTAGATGAAATGCTGGATAACGGCTTCCCATTGGCCACCGAGTCCAACATCCTCAAGGAATTGATAAAGCCACCAAACATCCTGAGGACCCTAGCAAACACGGTCACTGGAAGAACAAA CCTAAGTTCCACACTTCCAACCGGGCAGCTCTCTAACATCCCGTGGCGTCGTACAGGGGTGAAATACACCAACAACGAGGCCTACTTCGACGTCATTGAAGAAGTGGACGCGATCATCGACAAGGGTGGCTCTGTCATCTCAGCCGAAATTCAGGGTTAT ATCGACTGCTGCATCAAGTTGAGCGGAATGCCTGACCTGAGCCTGACCTTTGTCAACCCTCGCCTGTTTGATGATGTCAGCTTTCACCCGTGTGTCAGGTTTCGTCGTTGGGAG TCTGAACGAGTGCTGTCCTTTGTGCCTCCAGACGGAAATTTTCGACTCATGTCCTATCACATTGGCTCTCAGAG CATTGTAGCCATTCCAATCTATGTCCGCCACCAGATCAGTTTCAAAGATGTCGGTGGAGGTCGTCTCGACATTACTGTGGGGCCAAAACAGACCATGGGAAAAACA GTAGATGACGTCGTTTTGGACATTCCCATGGGAAAGACAGTTCTCAATGTAACGCTGACACCGAGCCAGGGCAAGTACTCCTTCGACCCTGTTGCCAAGAACCTGGTCTGGGAAGTTGGACGCATCGAGATGGGGCGTCTTCCAAACCTCCGAGGAACG ATAGCTCTTCAAAGTGGAGCTCCACCTCCAGACAGCAACCCAACTATTTCA GTCCAGTTTACAATTAACCCTCTGGCTGTTTCTGGACTCAAAGTGAACAGGCTGGATATGTATGGCGAG